The region ATTTCGACGGCGAAGACCTGGAGAACCTCCCTTAGATAAAGGGCCTGTACCCTGGCTGGGTCATGTGTTGGAGTTCAGGAGAGACACAGCAAAGTTCTTGGAGAGGATGAAACAGAAACATGGAGATATTTTCACAGTGCAACTGGGAGGGTTCTACTACACCTTCCTGACGGATCCTCGCTCCTTTAGTTCTGTGTTCAAGGAGACGCGGGCAAATCTAGACTTCAATCAGTTTGCAAAACATCTGATTGCACGTGTCTTTGGCTACCATGCCATCGAGGGCGATAACAAGATGGTTCAGGCATCCAGCACCAAGCATCTGATGGGTGATGGGTTGGTTGTGCTCACCCAGGCCATGATGAACAACCTCCAGAACCTGATGCTCCATAACATGGGTGCTGGAGATGATGGTAGAGCCTGGCAGGAAGATGGACTCTTCGACTACAGCTACAACATTGTTTTTCGTGCGGGTTACCTGGCCTTGTTTGGGAATGAGACAGCCAAAACAGGAGGTTCGGAGAAAGCCAAGGACATTGACCGAACTCAGTCAGACAAGCTCTACTATGAATTTCGCAAATATGACCAGCTCTTCCCTAACCTGGCATACGGTGTACTGGGACCAAACAGTAAGAGAGAAGCTGAGAGGCTGAAGAAGCTATTCTGGAAAATTTTGTCTGTGCAGAAGGTAAAGTCCAGAGAGAACGTCAGTGGCTGGGTGAATGAAATGTACCAGGAGAGGGCTGACATCGGTGTGGAGGAGGTCATGTTGGACCGATACATGTTCCTTCTCCTGTGGGCATCTCAGAGCAACACAGGACCTGCTTCTTTCTGGCTGCTCCTGTTCCTCATGAAGCACTCTGATGCCATGAAGGCTGTGAGAGGAGAAGTGGAGGAGGTTCTACGTGAAACAGGGCAAGAGGTGAATCCCGGCGGGCCACTGATTAACCTGACCAGGGACATGCTGCAGAAAACCCCCATTCTGGACAGTGCGGTGGAGGAGAGCCTTCGAATGACAGCGGCCCCTGTGCTTACCAGAGCCGTCCTGCAAGACATGACCTTGAACACGGCCAACGGACAGCAGTACAGCATCCGCAAGGGAGACAGAGTGTCACTGTTTCCATACACCGCAGTTCAGATGGACCCAGAGATACACCCTGACCCACACACCTTCAAGTATGACCGCTTCCTTAACCAAGAGGGGGGCAAAAAGACTGATTTCTATAAAGGTGGGAAGAAGGTGAAGTATTACACCATGCCCTGGGGTGCTGGTTCCACCATGTGCCCTGGGAGGTTCTTCGCTACAAATGAACTGAAACAGTTCGTTTTCCTCATGCTTACATACTACGACTTTGAGCTTAAAAACCCAGATGAGGAGATTCCAGATATAGATACCAAAAGATGGGGATTTGGAACTATGCAGCCAACCAGGGATGTGCAGTTCAGATTCAGACTCAGAGGATAGGTTGAACAAATTGTTTGTGCACTTTCACAAACAATTTCAATTCCATTATCAAATATTACCTTAAATGGAAACTCAAGGAACAATATTAAATTGTATTATGATTTAATTAACATGTACATTAGAAGAAAAGCTAAATATTGCAAAAGAAAAGATGAAGTGGGTGTATGCTGGCAGTCATTTTATGTTCTAAAATTCAGGTATTATTACAATCTGTTTTAACATCTTTGATGTATATtcaaaacataaaataaaaatatcagttcttcagtatatatatatcagtttttttttttgttatgccAATGGGGCACATTGATATAAGAGCATATTGTGAAATCTGTGCAAATTGATACATTTCTTTTCTTGGCAAAGTCCATAATGACGTGGGCATGTATGGGTATGAAAATCAGTCCACCATGAGGAACGCTTCCAATTTGGGGGTTTTTTCTGTACTCATTTTCCAACAGTGCATGTTCTTTAACAGAAGAAAAGCAGGTTTCTTTGAAAGAACAGCTTAATGTTattgagaaagtgtgtgtgtttgtgtgtgtgtgtgtgtgtgtgtgtgagagagagagagagagagagagagagtatgtgtgagaGGTAGGTGAAACAGAACCTCAATTATCCAAAACAAAGCAGATGATTGACCCTACTGGAACACAGTGGTATATAGCAGGTCAATTCGCTCTGGGTTTtcggtgctttaacactgggccctgggcaaaAACGCGTTCCTAGTCTGCGAACCCTGTTCATTGGCAATGGCAATAAAACTTTTTCTGATACTGATTCTGATTAACATCAGAACATTTTACATCAAAGGACACAACAGACCCAAGATAAATTATGTTATGGTTACCTTTTTAAACCCATAAATCAGAACATATCTCAAAACTCAAGTTACACTTCTCTTAATCTTCAATCATTGTAAGACAGTAATAAAGATTTTTCAAAAACAAATGATCAGTTGTTACAGAATATCTGGAACTAAACACAGTTATGTCAGATTTATTCTGGAAATAAACACAGTTATGCGAGATTTATTCTGTAAATAAACACAGTTATGTGAGATTTATTCTGGAAATAAACACAGCTATGTCAGATTTATTCTGCTTTGTAAAGTCTTTTGTGTCTCACTCACAGGAGTCTGAGAGGAGTCCTttaaaggcacacacacacacacacacacacacacacatttatctcCACACTAAAATAAGGTCCAACCTGTCTAGACTGGCCCCCAGGACTGCAGTCACTGCTATCACTGCTGTATTCACAAGTCCCCTGTTAGTTCCTCTCTGGGCTTTTGATCTGTCCTAAGAGACCATACAGTTCTTGTTATGTTGCCACAGGTATTGCTTTACCGTGATTGGTCTGCACGTGTGTGGTCTGCATGTGATTGGTCTCTCTCGGCTTCCCTCCCTCGCTCACGTCGTGTTGCCCTTGGTGATATTTAGTATTTCAAGAAGCAAAATGTTGTAGAACCACCACTGTGTGGAAATGTGTGATGAGTGCAAACTGAAGAAGTGTGACAGCATGTGGAACTAGCAAAGGAGTGTTAGCACATCAGGAGTGCATACCAAACCAATCACCAATCACACCTAATCAATCACCTCCTTCTGTACTGGTGTTGGTGAGGTCTATAATGCCACAGTGGACTGATCCCTACATGTATATCTCCCTTTATTTGTCCCACATCATACATCATGCTGCTGTGTAGATTTGTGTTAATGTTCTAAGTGTTAGGCAGTTCCTAGCAATTCACTAGCCTGTCCAACATGTTCAGCACGTCACGTGTTTGCCAAGACACTGCATCTGCATTATatggtggtgaggtgtgtgcagTCTGTAGTTGTGGGTGGAGGGCCAGGGCTGTTGGGTCTGGCATACCGCACATTAGCTAGTCTCTTGTTTGAGACATACCGCTCATTAGCTAGTCTCTTCTTTGAGACATACCGCACATTAGCTTGTCTCTTGTCTGAGACATACCGCACATTAGCTTGTCTCTTGTCTGAGACATACCGCACATTAGCTTGTCTCTTTTTTGAGACATACCGCACATTAGCTTGTCTCTTTtttgagacatacagcacattAGCTTGTCTCTTGTCTGAGACATACCGCATATTAGCTTGTCTCTTGTCTGAGACATACTGCACATTAGCTTGTCTCTTGTCTGAGACATACCGCACATTAGCTAGTCTCTTGTCTGAGACATACCGCACATTAGCTAGTCTCTTGTTTGAGACATACCGCACATTAGCTAGTCTCTTATTTGAGACATACCGCACATTAGCTTGTCTTTTGTCTGAGTCACTGCACATTAGCTTGTCTTTTGTCTGAGACATACCGCACATTAGCTTGTCTCTTGtttgagacatacagcacattAGCTTGTCTCTTGTCTGAGGCATACCGCACATTAGCTAGTCTCTTGTTTGAGACATACCGCACATTAGCTTGTCTCTTGTCTGAGACATACCGCACATTAGCTTGTCTCTTGTCTGAGACATACCGCACATTAACTTCTCTCTTGTCTGAGGTATATTACACATTAGCTTGTCTTTTGTCTGAGGCATACCGCACATTAGCTTGTCTTTTGTCTGAGACATACCGCACATTAGTTTGTTTCTTGTCTGAGGTATATCACACATTAGCTTGTCTTTTGTCTGAGGCATACCGCACATTAACTTCTCTCTTGTCTGAGGTATATCACACATTAGCTTGTCTTTTGTCTGAGGCATACCGCACATTAGCTTGTCTTTTGTCTAAGACATACCGCACATTAGCTTGTCGTTCATCTTCCCCTGCACTGGCCATCTCAATGGAGTTGGGCATTTtaatgcaatatatatatatatatatatatatatatatatatatatatatatatatatatatatataggttatATAGATCCAAGTCATGTTATCTCCTAAAAAGATCTTTTCTAGAAAGTCCTTTGATGACAGGAGAGTTCACAAGTTCATCCCAGAGTTATCCAGGTAAGGCATGCACAACTCTGGCTAGGATAAGGGCCAATATGCATATTTTTTAACAAGAAACAAATTGTCATTGTACTgaggccccctgctggccgcctCCGACACCTGCAGCAGTAATTCATGTTCGTCTTGTCGTTCGTCTCTCAAATGGTGCCCATTAGGCAGTGCGACACCTGAGACTCATTtgtcgtctatatatgtcttgtttttgtaccagttgacttgTCTctgtttccttcatttggattaaGTCACGGGTTTTGAGTTGGTAATCTATTAAATCTCAATTATTCCTGAGAAAGGCGTTATCGCTACCTTATTTTTTACACTTCCACCCGTCACACAAAGATCCACACCAAGATTGTTGTACCCAGCAATATGACAAAATGTGGAGAAAACTCAATAAAATTTATCAACCTAAAACATTAACCAGTAGTAGGTGAAGCAGTCTAACAGCTTAAAATGTAACCATAAATAAAGAGTGTAAAAATAAGGAGAATTATGTCTTCTCTACCCTTCCTTgggttcatctgtgtgtgtgtgtgtgtgtgtgtgtgtgtgtgtgtgtgtgtgtgttcatttatatCACCTGTTTATATCACCATTGTTACGACCCGGCCTAGGCTACCAGATCGTAACAGGAAAAGACAGAGCAAGAAGTATAATAAAggaaaaatgtttatttgtggTGGGACAATATAGACTTCAGGAGTTGATATGGCCAAAGAAAAATAACAGCTTCGAAACACAAACAGAATTGCTAACTTCCTATTTATcagaaagaagaaagaagataTACAGAAACCTACCCTAACTCCCTAGCCGTAAACAGAGGACAAAAATGGAACAGAAATAGCCTCAACTCCCTACGTCCCAACCACTGGTCTGCTAAACCAATGAGGTGATTATACAGGCTATGTACAAGTGTGCTATATACAAAGGCTATATACAATAGGCATCCAGTCTATCATAAAGGGGGAATCCGTATTCGTAGTCAAAGGAGAAGCATAAGGTCATAACCGGCACACCATCCAAAATACATACAATAAACACTTCTAAACTCAGAAACACCACGAACAAACTAGTCTCAACTATACAGTAGCCTACTACTTAATCAGAATCTTCAACACACAATCTCAACACCGAACAACCCTCAAGTTTCTCCTTCctgcctccccctctcttcatTCCCGGGCCGGTTTAAATGGGGGTGATGACAGCAGGCACAGCCAACAGGATCGTCGGAAGGACGTGGTGTGACGACAGACAGCCAATGAACGCAGACATCGTCGTTGCGGAGCGCGAGTGGACGCGTTGCCTGGGgaaacacaactcacacacgtATCGTACGGCGCTCTCACATAGCGCGCCTTAAAACAACCCTAGTGAACGATATATATATTATCCTGACGACCCGAGGGTCGTAACACCATTTAAACATAAGTTTAAATGTCCTGAGCCATTTGTTCGGATGGTGCAATTGGGCTTAAACTGTCAAAATGTCGTCATTTGAATGAATTGCAGAATGCCAAATGAATGAATGGCAGAAACTTCAAATTCTAACTGACTGTAACGCAGCACAAGCTGCGGaacgaggagacggacacaaatgcggaggagagcgagatttattcagggggaTTCCATAGTCGTGGTCATCTAAACAGGCACGGGACATAACAGGGGGGCAATCCGAATAACACAGGTAGACAGGCATGACGAACAAGGACTCACagaccaggcaggaacacacggaGTTCGCGGGGGAAACAACGAGGCATGGAACACAAACAACCGATACCGACatgggaaatacagggactatatatacatgggactaacaagacacagcggAGGATGAtaacgacacgggcgtggcagacagagggaaaccagtgCAACAGACAACATGGCGGGATCAACAGGCAAgggacaacacagacacgaggaacagggacaccagagtgacagctaagagaggggggcgtagccctacgtgacactgaCATTGATAACGCTgtaggccacacacacacacacacacacacacacacacacacgtcacacagggCGCCTCATCTCagattttcaaattctaactgccagttagagtgtgctgtcgtaaaaaatgatcaaacacCCCCTGAATAatctgctgtaaaatccttacaccttcacctagAAAGTCAATTTAAATTGGAGATGCCAGATAATCTTGTCCTCAACAAGATTGTGAAACCTCAACagatctaatcatttgatcaatgacttttagagttatgagcatttgtttggccctGGGCACAGCAACCTGCCCCATTGTCTCCCAAGTCAATTTCTTAAAATCAGAATTGGCTTTTttgaatttttttgtttgtcatAACTCTGACATTTTCTTCTCAAtctcacccacaccctctcacacacacacacacacacacacacacacacacacacacacacacacacacacaccacagacacacacaccacagacacacacatctggGACTCCCTAGCAATCACCTAGTAAGACCACTGGTGTTAAGTACACTGTTTAAGCCAAGAGTTATGTAcaccaaaactaaaatgtattaaaatttaAATCCTCTCATAGAAATTAATAGCCGAATACTGTCAtactcacacaaatacacccacacacacttgcagCTGTTTTCACGCACTAAGTATTACCGCCAGGAAATGCAAATCTGATtactattattgttattattgtaaTTAATAATCATAGTGGTGATGTAATTATGGTCTGTTCAGTCATGTTTTGCCGGTGGTCAGGATGTTCTCATTCCCTGCTGTATCagcctctcactcctctcacactctcacaccctgaCACACCTCTTACacttctcacactcacaccccgacacacctctcacactggGACACACCTATAACACtctcacacccagacacacctctcacaccccgacacacctctcacaccccgACATACCTATCACACTCTCACGCCtggacacacctctcacactctcacaccccgacacacctctcacaccccaacacacctcacactcacaccccgacacacctctcacacttctcacactctcacaccccgacacacctctcacactgtcacaccctgacacacctctcacacccgacacacctctcacactctctcacccagacacacctctcacactctcacaccctgacacacctctcacactgtcacaccctgacacacctctcactctcacacccgACACACCGCTTACACCCTGACACACctatcacactctcacacctggacacacctatcacactctctcacccagacacacctctcacaccctgacacacttctcacactctcacaccctgaCACATCTCTCAAACACCtctcacacccagacacacctctcacactctcacacccagacacacctctcacactctcacacccggacacacctctcacactctcaaacctctcacactctcacaccctgaTCTGCAGGTACAGCCATCCAGTCCTGCACATTCCTCTCGTGTGGTGGTGATCCCAGAGGACGACGTTACTCATGGGGAGTAAAGGAGAGACAAGAGAGACAAACTGCTTTGCACGCTTTTGTCTTTATCAACAGTAGGCTTTTGTTCAGGCGCATTGCGCTTTTTTCAGTTTTCCTTAGAGCTGCTTATTTGAGTCTTTAATGGCAATGGACaataggggtgtattcaactaaggattttcatagtcgaatctgatttgtcagcttttccctttagtcgactgatagtcgaatcgggtttactattattattattttttatttagagtaccttaaacgggatcccgttctcattcaggacttttttcctcttcaaagtaaaaacctaaaacactcagataaatgaataaacacagtaggttggctttattcagcttttatttatttacttattaattttttaatgaaacgctagagaacattaacctcagtgcgcattgcgcatatcaaactgtcagacaggcattgtgcaaaatgtcaaaaatattttaaataaaatatgcctgcctgaaaatattaaaaaattgccacacaacagcaaaaaaatataaagaaagtttcaagtaacggggtttaaaagcaaacaacaaaaaaatgtttataggcctacttgccgagacgcaccgcaacGAGACGACATGACCGAAACAACAAACGGCTGAAcagttttttttcgccttacccGTTTTAAATTGTATGCcgtgttggttgttgtcgtgcgaaatgaaagacgttgatgacataacttgcactttactttgtttgattcatctttatctttttcaaaaagatacttttgaagttttttagtagccattataatctcggcagatgctgcgtattctgtagcgtgttcagctccgctcgtttggattgtgctgcagggtgtgatttattattgTGTAGTAATGAAGATGCCTaatgttaatgcgcaaacatcatttaaaaatatttattaacagaaattaggatgattttatttgacaaaaggctatatataatgaaaacaaagacatttcatttaacaactaattcttagcagcatccttgggcacccccatgcagttagaatggtacattcgactatgacgttcatactCCACTAGGAGgaatagtcgactatagtcgaatcagcgactattgcaggtcacccctaatggACAGTGAACCCTGTGTAGCTCTAGCACCACCTCCTGCTGACTCTGTCCTGTCCATGACGTCAAAGAACACGCAGCCCCAAGGCAGCAGTGCGGGGACCACCGAGGTGGTCCAAATTCTGACGGGCTGTATCAGCTGCAGATGTCCGACCATGCCCGGGTAGCTTACATCATCTCACTGTTGACGAGGGAGCCCGGGCCTGTGGAGCGGCCCTGGTGTCCGGA is a window of Brachyhypopomus gauderio isolate BG-103 chromosome 14, BGAUD_0.2, whole genome shotgun sequence DNA encoding:
- the LOC143475495 gene encoding 7-alpha-hydroxycholest-4-en-3-one 12-alpha-hydroxylase-like, whose protein sequence is MSEHETTGAHIQRTSVSTGEELTMSILFQILFALFTSLLGGLYLLGAFRRRRPGEPPLDKGPVPWLGHVLEFRRDTAKFLERMKQKHGDIFTVQLGGFYYTFLTDPRSFSSVFKETRANLDFNQFAKHLIARVFGYHAIEGDNKMVQASSTKHLMGDGLVVLTQAMMNNLQNLMLHNMGAGDDGRAWQEDGLFDYSYNIVFRAGYLALFGNETAKTGGSEKAKDIDRTQSDKLYYEFRKYDQLFPNLAYGVLGPNSKREAERLKKLFWKILSVQKVKSRENVSGWVNEMYQERADIGVEEVMLDRYMFLLLWASQSNTGPASFWLLLFLMKHSDAMKAVRGEVEEVLRETGQEVNPGGPLINLTRDMLQKTPILDSAVEESLRMTAAPVLTRAVLQDMTLNTANGQQYSIRKGDRVSLFPYTAVQMDPEIHPDPHTFKYDRFLNQEGGKKTDFYKGGKKVKYYTMPWGAGSTMCPGRFFATNELKQFVFLMLTYYDFELKNPDEEIPDIDTKRWGFGTMQPTRDVQFRFRLRG